One part of the Solanum dulcamara chromosome 3, daSolDulc1.2, whole genome shotgun sequence genome encodes these proteins:
- the LOC129882397 gene encoding wall-associated receptor kinase 2-like — MQLSQVALLSFQLSFLISFGLILTLANAQIIPFNTTSPPPPPPTNTTSPPTNTTKTTITKAATIAKPGCPKKCGNLTVPYPFGIGLGSGCALDSNFEINCVTNITDSPTPFIWNIPLYDISDAEMRVSTNINRRCYSSTGMLLRNDPSWMSLGTSSPYSFSTLNRFTVVGCDEAAIIFGSDFANGCPTICISTSHVTEGRCMGTGCCQIPIPKGLKYFNTMMQSSKENHTGVWSFNPCGYSFLGEASRFEFKGVQDLSDLNFKKKILDNVPIVLDWAIGTLSCVEAQKSNDYACLNNSQCVDSNTGLGGYRCTCNPGYEGNPYIGPGCQDIDECANPNTNSCEQNCINTSGSYNCSCPEGYTGDGRKNGRGCISPNSNSDFPWIKFSVGMGVGFMSLVVGTTWLYFSIKKRKVMKLREKFFQQNGGLLLKQRISSNEGGVEATKVFTAEELKNATNNYASDRILGRGGNGVVYKGILPDNRIVAIKKSKFVDEDQIEQFINEVLILTQVNHRNVVRLFGCCLEAEVPLLVYEYISHGTLYEHIHNQNGAPNWLSWQNRLRVASETASALAYLHSSASMPIIHRDVKSANLLLDDVYTAKVADFGASRLIPLDQTHIATLVQGTLGYLDPEYFRTSKLTEKSDVYSFGVVLAELLTGMKPISSDRNNEDKNLAEYFVLSIRKNQLFQILDRRVVREGSLEQLQEVAELAKNCLRLHGEDRPTMKEMAMELESLRKFTKNNPLANGHGHEENENESKDLYTIPIDSNSGIDNFSGQYSSNPNINSSKFSSLIYNTNIPR; from the exons atgcAGCTTAGCCAAGTTGCTTTGCTTTCTTTCCAACTCTCCTTTTTAATTTCATTTGGGCTAATCTTGACATTAGCCAACGCCCAAATTATCCCCTTTAACACTAcctctcctcctcctcctccaccCACAAACACCACTTCTCCACCAACCAACACCACTAAGACGACAATCACAAAAGCAGCTACCATTGCAAAACCAGGATGTCCGAAAAAGTGTGGGAACCTTACAGTTCCGTACCCTTTCGGGATTGGCCTAGGATCTGGTTGTGCCTTGGACTCGAATTTCGAAATCAATTGTGTCACTAACATAACAGATTCTCCGACACCCTTCATATGGAACATTCCATTGTACGACATCTCTGACGCTGAAATGCGCGTATCAACTAACATAAATCGGAGGTGTTATTCATCCACAGGAATGTTGCTTCGAAATGATCCTTCTTGGATGAGTTTAGGAACCTCAAGTCCTTACAGTTTCTCTACCCTCAACAG GTTCACCGTCGTTGGTTGTGATGAAGCTGCGATAATATTTGGAAGCGACTTCGCTAATGGCTGCCCCACAATTTGTATTAGTACTAGTCATGTAACTGAAGGAAGATGTATGGGTACTGGTTGCTGCCAAATACCAATACCAAAAGGATTGAAATATTTCAACACAATGATGCAAAGTTCGAAAGAAAATCATACTGGAGTTTGGTCTTTCAATCCATGTGGTTATTCATTTCTTGGTGAGGCTAGTAGATTCGAATTCAAGGGTGTACAAGATCTAAGTGatcttaattttaaaaagaagattttgGATAATGTCCCTATTGTGTTAGATTGGGCTATTGGAACTCTTAGTTGTGTTGAAGCACAGAAAAGTAACGATTATGCTTGCCTCAATAATAGCCAATGTGTTGACTCCAACACTGGCCTTGGTGGTTATAGGTGCACCTGTAATCCCGGATATGAAGGTAATCCATATATTGGCCCAGGTTGTCAAG ATATTGATGAATGTGCAAATCCAAATACCAATTCATGTGAACAAAATTGTATAAACACGTCGGGGAGTTACAATTGTTCATGTCCAGAAGGATACACTGGTGATGGAAGAAAGAATGGTCGTGGTTGTATTTCACCCAATTCCAACTCTGACTTCCCATGGATTAAATTTTCCGTTG GTATGGGAGTTGGTTTTATGTCCCTAGTAGTTGGGACAACTTGGCTCTATTTCAgcatcaagaaaagaaaagtcatGAAACTTCGCGAGAAATTCTTCCAACAAAATGGTGGTTTGCTCTTGAAACAACGAATATCTTCTAACGAGGGTGGTGTGGAAGCAACCAAAGTTTTTACAGCTGAAGAGTTGAAGAATGCTACAAACAACTATGCAAGTGATAGAATTCTTGGTCGTGGTGGAAATGGAGTTGTCTACAAAGGTATACTACCTGATAATCGCATAGTTGCAATTAAGAAATCTAAGTTTGTGGACGAAGATCAGATTGAACAGTTCATCAATGAGGTACTTATTCTTACTCAAGTCAACCATAGAAACGTGGTGAGACTCTTTGGATGTTGTTTGGAAGCTGAAGTTCCTTTACTGGTCTACGAATACATTTCTCATGGAACTCTTTATGAGCATATCCACAACCAAAATGGAGCGCCTAATTGGTTATcttggcaaaatcgtctaagaGTTGCTAGTGAGACAGCAAGTGCACTTGCTTACCTTCATTCATCTGCGTCAATGCCAATAATTCATAGAGATGTTAAGTCTGCCAATTTATTATTGGATGATGTTTACACCGCGAAAGTGGCAGATTTTGGAGCTTCAAGATTAATCCCTCTTGATCAAACACATATTGCTACATTGGTTCAAGGGACATTAGGGTACTTGGATCCTGAATATTTTCGTACAAGTAAATTGACTGAGAAAAGTGATGTATATAGTTTTGGAGTAGTCCTTGCAGAACTTTTGACAGGGATGAAACCTATTTCGAGTGACAGAAATAACGAGGACAAAAATTTGGCAGAGTATTTCGTTTTGTCCATTCGAAAGAATCAATtgtttcaaattcttgatcgcagAGTGGTAAGAGAAGGAAGCCTTGAACAACTCCAAGAAGTGGCTGAGCTAGCGAAAAATTGTCTTAGATTGCACGGTGAAGATAGGCCTACGATGAAGGAAATGGCAATGGAACTCGAGAGTTTGAGAAAGTTCACAAAAAATAACCCTTTGGCTAATGGACACGGACATGAAGAGAACGAAAATGAATCAAAAGATCTTTATACAATTCCAATTGACTCGAATTCAGGTATCGACAATTTCTCTGGACAATACAGTTCCAACCCCAACATAAATAGCAGTAAATTTTCTTCATTaatatataatacaaatatTCCACGGTGA